A genome region from Populus alba chromosome 5, ASM523922v2, whole genome shotgun sequence includes the following:
- the LOC118061717 gene encoding reticulon-like protein B8 isoform X1, with amino-acid sequence MMLLLIAIMPEKITAEKFINNLVETFADTVPKKKSVSFFEEENKSVTSRINRLFGRQKPIHHLLGGGKSADVLLWRNKKISAGVLIGATAIWVLFEWLNYNFLSLVCYAVVLGMLAQFVWTNASGLINRAPSQVPRLVLPKDIFVSIGRSIGSEVNRDLQFLQDVSCGGNLKKFLVVVASLLVAAIIGSWCNFLTVIYIGFVAAHTLPVLYERYDDEVDDFVHMAVDQLQYNYRKLDAGFLSKIPKGKFKGKKYE; translated from the exons ATGATGCTCTTACTT ATTGCAATCATGCCTGAGAAAATAACAGCGGAAAAATTTATCAACAATCTAGTAGAAACTTTTGCTGATACTGTTCCAAAGAAGAAATCCGTATCattttttgaggaagaaaacaaATCTGTCACTTCTCGTATCAATCGTCTATTTGGGCGACAGAAGCCTATCCACCATCTTTTGGGAGGTGGAAAAT CTGCCGATGTTCTCTTATGGAGGAACAAGAAGATCTCAGCTGGTGTTTTAATTGGGGCAACAGCCATCTGGGTGCTCTTTGAATGGCTTAATTACAATTTCTTGTCTCTTGTATGCTATGCTGTGGTTCTCGGTATGCTTGCTCAATTTGTTTGGACAAATGCTTCAGGCCTAATCAACAG GGCTCCATCTCAGGTCCCCCGCCTTGTACTACCTAAAGATATATTTGTCAGCATCGGCAGATCAATTGGTTCTGAGGTTAACCGTGATTTGCAGTTTCTTCAGGATGTGTCATGTGGAGGAAACTTGAAAAAGTTTCTTGTG GTTGTAGCAAGCTTGTTGGTTGCTGCAATTATTGGGAGCTGGTGCAACTTTCTAACTGTTATATATATTG GTTTTGTCGCTGCCCATACATTGCCAGTCCTGTATGAGAGATATGATGATGAAGTTGACGACTTTGTGCACATGGCGGTGGATCAGCTCCAATACAACTACCGGAAGCTTGATGCCGGATTCCTCAGCAAGATCCCCAAAGGAAAGTTCAAGGGAAAGAAGTATGAATAG
- the LOC118061717 gene encoding reticulon-like protein B8 isoform X2 — MPEKITAEKFINNLVETFADTVPKKKSVSFFEEENKSVTSRINRLFGRQKPIHHLLGGGKSADVLLWRNKKISAGVLIGATAIWVLFEWLNYNFLSLVCYAVVLGMLAQFVWTNASGLINRAPSQVPRLVLPKDIFVSIGRSIGSEVNRDLQFLQDVSCGGNLKKFLVVVASLLVAAIIGSWCNFLTVIYIGFVAAHTLPVLYERYDDEVDDFVHMAVDQLQYNYRKLDAGFLSKIPKGKFKGKKYE, encoded by the exons ATGCCTGAGAAAATAACAGCGGAAAAATTTATCAACAATCTAGTAGAAACTTTTGCTGATACTGTTCCAAAGAAGAAATCCGTATCattttttgaggaagaaaacaaATCTGTCACTTCTCGTATCAATCGTCTATTTGGGCGACAGAAGCCTATCCACCATCTTTTGGGAGGTGGAAAAT CTGCCGATGTTCTCTTATGGAGGAACAAGAAGATCTCAGCTGGTGTTTTAATTGGGGCAACAGCCATCTGGGTGCTCTTTGAATGGCTTAATTACAATTTCTTGTCTCTTGTATGCTATGCTGTGGTTCTCGGTATGCTTGCTCAATTTGTTTGGACAAATGCTTCAGGCCTAATCAACAG GGCTCCATCTCAGGTCCCCCGCCTTGTACTACCTAAAGATATATTTGTCAGCATCGGCAGATCAATTGGTTCTGAGGTTAACCGTGATTTGCAGTTTCTTCAGGATGTGTCATGTGGAGGAAACTTGAAAAAGTTTCTTGTG GTTGTAGCAAGCTTGTTGGTTGCTGCAATTATTGGGAGCTGGTGCAACTTTCTAACTGTTATATATATTG GTTTTGTCGCTGCCCATACATTGCCAGTCCTGTATGAGAGATATGATGATGAAGTTGACGACTTTGTGCACATGGCGGTGGATCAGCTCCAATACAACTACCGGAAGCTTGATGCCGGATTCCTCAGCAAGATCCCCAAAGGAAAGTTCAAGGGAAAGAAGTATGAATAG